The Paracholeplasma brassicae genome includes the window TGTGGATAACTTTATCCCCCAGGAGAGACGCTTTTATGTTACTATTTTAATACTAGAAGTTTGGAGTGATTTAAGTTGAAACAATACGAAGATTTATGGCAACAAGTCTTATCATCTTTGCATGAATTTTATTCAGAAGATATTTTTGATGAGATCTTTTCTCAGTTGTCAAATGTAAAAAAACACAGTGGTGGTTACATCTATGTGATTGCCCCTAATCCATACACAAAAAGCCGTATCGAACGTCTTTATCTCGGACGAATCAATCACATTGCAAGTACCATCTACAAGAAAGAATTAGTTAAATTCAAGTTCGTTCTTGCTGAGGAGCTGATTGGTGAGACATCCTTAGTCGGTCCTGAGAAAAATTTAGAGCATAAATACCGTCATGGCGACCTTAATGCAACCCTATCTTTCGATAACTTCGTTGTCGGTAAATCCAACCGATTTGCCTTTCAAATGGCCTTAAAAGTTGCCGATCAACCAGGTGTTGTCGCAAACCCGTTCTATATTTTTGGGGACGTTGGGCTAGGTAAAACCCACTTGATGCAAGCCATTGGTAATTACATCGCAGATAACGACATTACAAAGAATATCTTATACATAAAGGCTTCTGCTTTTATTGAAGAATTTGCTAACCAATTAAAAAATCAAACCATTGATGAATTTAATGAGAAATACAGAGACGTTGATGTCCTGTTAATCGATGACATTCAAATGATGTCTGGTGCACCAAAAACACAGATGGAATTCTTTAAAGTCTTTGATTTCTTAACCCAGCAAAACAAACAAATTGTTATCACATCCGATAAACCTGCCTCTGAGCTTAAAAACATCATGAGTCGTTTAACTTCTCGGTTTGAACAAGGCTTATTAGTTGATATTGGTGTGCCTGATTTAGAACACAGAGTCGAGATTTTAAGGAAAAAACTAACGACCGAAGCCCCAGATGTCAATGATCTTGATTTAAATGTCTTAGAATTCATTGCCTCTTATTTTAACACTAACGTAAGAGAACTCGAAGGTGCTTTAAAACGCGTCTTATTCTATTGTGTAACTAATAACATCGATATTAGTATTGACACCGCTACTGAAGCCTTAGATAGTCTAATTAAAACCAGGAAAAAAACAGCAGCTTTAACTGAAAATAACTACGATAAAATACAAAGTGTCGTCTCTGATTATTACGCAATTAGCGTTCATGATTTGATTGGTAAAAGACGTAACTCAAAATACACTTTACCGCGTCATATCGCAATGTATTTAATTAAAAATAAATATAACATCGCATATAAAACCATCGGAAGTCTCTTTGGTAACCGTGATCACTCAACTGTCTTAGCCGCGTGTGAAAAAATCGAAAACGAACTAAAACACAACAACGAAATGAAAATCGCAGTTGATACAATCTTAAAAAAAATCGAAAAATATTCAAATTAACTTGTGGAATAAATGTGTATAATATGGTATAATAATATTGTATTAAAGCCATCGTGAGTGTTTCCCACAAACCCACAGTGACTAACAACAATAATTTAAAGAAAAAGAAATAAAACATAAAGGAGCTGAGCTTATGATTTTCAGTATTAATCAAGATGTTCTACTAGATACACTTAATGTGGTTCAAAGAGGGTTACCAGTTAAAACACCACTACCAATTTTAAATGGCATTAAATTAGAAGTATTTGAAGACAAACTAATATTCACGACGAGCAACACGGATATCGCAATTCAAACAGTTGTTGAAGATGAATCCTTAGAAGTTACTTCACCTGGCCGTGTGGTTATTCCAGGTAAATACCTAATTGACATTGTTAGAAAAATTGCATCAAGCCGTATTGAACTGACGTTAATCGAAAACAAAATCTTAGTTATTAAAGCTGATCGTTCAGAATTTAAATTACACGTGATGGAAGTTGAAGACTACCCTGACGTTGATTTCCTTGATTCTGTGGCTCCACTTACCTTAGATGCCAAAACACTTAAGGCGATTATCAAAGAAACAAACTACGCCACTTCAGTGTATGAAAAACGCCCAATATTAACCGGTGTTAACTTTAAACATGAGGATGAAAAACTCTATTGTGTTGCGACTGACTCTTATCGACTAAGCCAAAAAGTGATTGAACTCTCAAGCGAGGTTGATCCATTTAATATTGTTATTCCAAATCGCAGCTTAGATGAGTTAAGTCGTATTTTAGACTCATTAAACGAAGACGTTCAAGTCTTTATTAACCCAAATAAAGTATTATTCAAATTTAGAAATATCATGTATCAAACAAGACTGCTTGATGGGGTATATCCTGACACATTAAGAATTATTCCAACCGAATTCCCAATTGTGATTAAATTTAACAAAGAAGAATTACTAAAATCAGTCGAACGTGTGAGTCTTCTTTCGCCACGAGATAAAGAAAATAACTATAACATCATTAAGTTAAACGTTCGTCCAGATTACATCGTTGAAATTAGTTCAACCAACAATGAAATCGGTGACGCATTAGAAGAAATCATTCCAACCGATGATGTGGTTGGACCAATGATTAAAATCGCATTTAGTTCTAAGTATTTAACCGAAGCATTAAAAGCTTTCACATCAAATGAAATTACATTAAATTTTGCTGGAGAAATTAAGCCGTTTGTTATTAAAGGTGACTTAGATCCAGATATGCTTCACTTAATCTTGCCAGTTCGAATTGAATAATAGTCTCTTTCATAAAAGCCTTAAATTTTTGTTTTAAGGCTTTTTTTGTCGTTTGGATTAAGTAGACATTAATTTTTAAAAAAGTGCGAGAAAAATGGCCTTATTTTCTTATATTATGATATAATATAATCAAACGAGGTATGAAATATGAAGAAATTTAAACTAAAAGAAGACTATATTACGCTTGGTCAGTTTCTAAAAGCAGCGGATTTTATTTCATCTGGTGGCATGGTCAAACCATTCTTAGAGGATAATGCAATCTTTGTCAATGACGAACTTGAAGCCAGACGTGGAAAAAAATTATACGACGGGGATCAAGTAAAAATTGGTCAAGAACACTACATGATTATCAAATGATCAAACGTGTCGTTCTAAGGCAATTTCGAAATCACGATAAACTACAACTGCAATTCCATTCAAACAAAGCGTTCATCTATGGCGATAACGGCAAAGGGAAAACAAGCATTCTAGAAGCCATTTATTATGGTTCCCTTACAAAGTCACATCGGACCACAGAAGATCGCTTCTTGATTAAAAATAACACCTTATTTTCGAATATATCAATCACGACAGACAAACATTTGTACGAGCTTGTCATCGAACCTTTTGGAAAACGAATGTTCGTTGATAAAAAGGCCGTTCATAAGACAAGTGATTATGTGGGTGGTTATCACGCCATCATGTTTTCACCAGAAGATTTGGAGTTAGTTAAAGGAATTCCATCCGTGAGACGTCAATTTTTAGACATCGAGATGTCACAAAAGGATAAGTCATACCTGTTCGTTTTGTCAAAATACAAACAAATCTTGAAACAACGAAACGCTTTACTTAAAAATCTAACACTCAAAGACGATTTAACATTCTTAAAAATACTATCTAGTCAGTTAAGTGTTGTAGCCGATCAGTTAATCTCTCAGCGGACTGAGTTCATTGAGGCATTAAATCAAGCGTTTAAAATCCATTTCACCCGATTTAATAAACAAGATGAAGTTGATATCGTCTACCAACCAAACACGCCCTTAAAAACGTTAGAACGTGTCTTAAATGAAAAAAAAGATAAGGACATCGTCACACAAACAACGAACTACGGGCCACACCGCGATGACTTCAGCTTAAAACTAAATAAGCAAGACGCAAAGACTCACGCCTCACAAGGCCAACAGCGTTTGATGGTATTATCACTAAAACTCGCTTTACTCGATTTAATTAAAGATAAACAAAAAGAAGTAGTTCTACTGCTTGATGATGTTTTAAGCGAACTTGATGATTTAAAGAAACAACAACTCATTACCCATTTACCAAACGAGCACCAGGTGATCATCTCTGGCGTTAGTTTTTACGGAAATAAAAAAGAGATTCAAGCGATTAATCTAAACGAAGGAGAAAATGAACATGGATCAAATCAACAATAACAACAATTACAATGCAGAAAATATCCAAATTCTAGAAGGCTTAGAAGCCGTTAGAAAACGTCCTGGGATGTACATCGGATCAACTGGTGAAAGAGGATTACACCACTTAGTATGGGAAATCGTCGATAACTCAATTGACGAATGTATGGCCGGTTATGCGGATGAAATTACGATCGAATTATTACCAAACAACATCGTAAAAGTCACCGACAATGGTCGAGGTATACCAGTCGATCTTCACCCGAAGACACATAGACCAGCGGTCGAAACCATTCTTACGGTATTACATGCCGGCGGTAAATTTGATGGCAAATCTTATAAAGTATCAGGTGGCTTACACGGGGTAGGTTCCTCAGTGGTTAACGCCTTAACGGTTTGGTTTAGAGTAACCATCGCAAGAGATGGCAAACTCTATCAACAAGAATACAAACGTGGTGTCCCACAATACGATTTAAAAGTCATTGGTGAGTCATCACACACCGGGACTGTTATTGAGTTTTTAGCAGACGATGAAATTTTTAAAGAAGTTAACACCTACGACTTTGAACGTTTAAGAAATCGTATCCAAGAATTGGCTTTTTTAAATCGTAACGTTAAAATCAACATCAGTGATCAACGAGATCCTAAAACAGAAAAGCACGTTTATTACTCGTATCAATACGAAGGTGGTATCATCGAATACGTTCACTTCTTAAACACCAGCAAACAAGAAGTTAATAAAACGGTCATCTACATCGAAAAAGAAATCGATGGCATCACCGTCGAATTAGCACTTCAATACAATAGCGACTATTCAACCAACTTATTTAGCTTTGCCAATAACATCCATACCCATGAAGGTGGGATGCATGAAGATGGCTTTAAACTAGCCTTAACTCGTGTGTTAGGACGTTATGCCCAAGAACAAAATATTCTTAAAAAAGACGAATCGTTCATTGGTGAAGATACCAGAGAAGGATTAACAGCAATTGTCTCAATTAAACACCCAGATCCTCAGTTCGAAGGTCAAACAAAAACCAAACTAGGTAACCCTGAAGTCCGTCAAATCACCAGCCAAATCACGGGTGAAATTTTAGAACGTTACCTAATGGAAAATCCAGCGGATGCGAAAGCAATCATCGAGAAAATTTTAATGGCTTCTCGCGCCAGAATTGCCGCTAGAAAAGCCAGAGAAGCAACCAGAAGAAAATCACCACTTGATATGTTAGGTTTCGCAAGTAAGCTTGCGGATTGCCGTAACAAGAGCCCTGAAATTTCTGAGATTTACATCGTGGAAGGGGACTCCGCGGGTGGGTCTGCAAAACAAGGTAGAGATTCAGAATTTCAAGCAATTTTACCACTAAGAGGTAAAGTTCTAAACGTTGAGAAATCGCGTCTTGACAAGATTTTAAGCAATAAAGAAATCTTATCAATGATCCAAGCGTTTGGTACAGGTATTGGTGAAGATTTTGACGCAGCAAAAGCCAGATATCATAAGATTGTTATCATGACCGATGCCGACGTCGATGGCGCGCACATCCGTACGCTACTACTAACGTTCTTATACCGTCACTTAAAAGGTTTAATCGATATGGGCTATGTCTACATCGCGCAACCACCACTATATAAAGTACAATCAGGTAAAAAAGTGGAATACGTTTACGACGAAGAACGTCTACCAAAAGTCTTAGAAGCCTTTGGTGGTAGACCACAAATCCAACGCTACAAAGGTCTAGGGGAAATGAATCCAGAACAACTTTGGGAAACCACTATGGATCCAACCACCAGAACCTTACTTAGAGTATCACTTCAAGACGCAATGAACGCCGATCAAGTGTTTTCAATGTTGATGGGTGAAGAAGTCGAACCAAGAAAGAACTTTATTCAAGAAAATGCAATTTATGCATCGAATATTGACGCATAGGAAGGAGCTATCATGGAAGATAATAAAGACATCGATGTAATTTTACCGGATATCGAAAATTCAGACTACATCCACGGTAAAATCAAAGAAATCAATATCGCTACAGAAATGAAAACTTCATTCCTAAACTACGCGATGAGCGTGATCGTATCACGTGCACTACCAGACATTAGAGACGGGTTAAAACCAGTTCAAAGACGTATTGTTTACGGGATGAACGAACTTGGGAATACCGCAGATAAGGCTCACAAAAAGTCAGCTAGAATTGTTGGGGACGTTATGGGTAAGTATCACCCACATGGTGACTCTTCAATTTACGAGGCGATGGTTCGTATGGCTCAACCATTTAGCTATCGTTATCCACTCGTTGATGGTCACGGAAACTTCGGTTCCGTTGATGGCGATGGTGCCGCAGCGATGCGTTATACAGAAGCAAGAATGTCTAAGATCGCAATGGAATTAATCAGAGACATTGAAAAAGAAACCATTGATTTTGGTGACAACTATGACGGCTCAGAACAAGAACCACTCGTTCTACCTGCAAGATACCCAAACTTACTCGTTAATGGTGCCACAGGGATTGCGGTCGGTATGGCAACGAACATTCCACCTCATAATTTAAATGAAGTGATTGATGGTATTATGGCATTAATGAATAACCCAGAAATCTCAATCGATGAATTAATGAATTACATTAAAGGACCAGACTTCCCAACCGGTGGTCAAATTCTTGGGATGAACGGTTTAAAACAAGCCTATCATACCGGTAACGGCTCAATTGTTCTACGTGCTGAAACTCAAATCGTTGAACATAAAAACGGTAAAACGTCATTAATCGTTACTGAAATCCCATATCAAGTCAATAAAACCAAATTGATTGAACGTATTGCTGAGGTTGCAAAAGAAAAAATCGTTGACGGAATTACCGACTTAAGGGATGAATCAAGCCGAAAAGGCATGCGTATCGTCATTGAATTAAGAAGAGACGTCAACCCTCACGTGATGCTTAATAACTTATTTAAGTACACACAACTTCAAAGCTCATTTGGGATCAACATGATTGCCTTGGTGGATAATCAACCGAAAACAATCACCCTAAAAGACGCTTTATACTATTACTTAAAACACCAAGTTGAAGTGATTCAACGACGCACAATCTACGATCTTAGAAAAGCAGAAGAACGTAAACATATCCTAGATGGGTTAGTCATTGCCTTAGAAAATATTGATGCGGTGATTGAATTAATTAAGAAGAGCCCTAACGCTGAGGAAGCAAGAGCGAACTTAATGTCAACCTACTTCTTATCTGAAATACAAGCAAGAGCCATCTTAGACATGAGACTTCAACGTCTTACCGGCATGGAAATTGAGAAAATCAGAGAAGAAAATAATGACTTAACGATTAAAATTACAGATTACAAAGACATCATCGCAAGTGATGAACGTAAAAACGACATTATCCGCACAGAACTCTTAGAAATTAAAGAACGCTTTGGTGATCGACGTATGTCAGTAATGAATCTAAAAACAGAAATATCAATCGATAATGAAGACTTAATTCCAGTCGAAGACGTCATCATTACGGTCACACATAATGGCTACATCAAACGCATGAGCGTGGATGAATACAAAGCTCAAAACAGAGGCGGCGTTGGTGTGACCTCAATTAAAATGCACGACGACGATTTTGTTGAACACATTCAAATGACCTCAACGCATGACTACCATTTATTCTTTACCAACACCGGTCGTGTTTATAAGATTAAAGGCTATGAAATACCAGAGGGCACAAGACAGTCCAAAGGCTTGCCTATTGTGAACATCTTGCCATTTGAAAAAGGCGAGACCTTAGTCACATTCACTTGTATCAAAGACTTCCAAGACGAACATAAGTTCTTATTCTTTACAACCAAAAAAGGCATTGTAAAACGTACCATGGTTAACGAATATCAAAACATTAGAACCAACGGTATCATTGCCTTAGGTCTAAAAGAAAACGATGAAGTAATCTCAGTTAAAGTCACCGATGGCAAATCACACATCATCCTTGGCGCAACCAATGGTAAAGCCATTCGCTTTGATGAAAACGATGCTAGAAGCATGGGTAGAACCGCATCTGGTGTGCGTGGCATGAGCTTAGGTGATGACGATGAAATCATCGGAATGACTTCAATCCATGACGACAATGAGGAAATTCTTGTGGTGACTGAAAATGGCTATGGTAAGAGAAGTTACGCAAGTGAATACCGTCTACAAACCCGTGGTGGTAAAGGGGTAAAAGCCTTAAATGTCACCGATAAAAACGGAAAACTTAAAGGTCTTAAGAGTGTCGATGAAGACATGGACGTCATCATCGTATCAGATAAAGGTATGGTCATCCGCTTACACGTCTTACAAATTTCACAAACCAAACGTGCCACACAAGGCGTTAGATTAATTAACCTTAAGGGTGATCAAACCGTTGTTACATTAGCGGCAGTCCCACACGAAGACGATCTAATTGAAGAAATAACCGAAGAAAGAATCACGGATAGTAAAGATGTAACACCAGAAGTTGTTAGCGAAAATCCAACTGAGGTTTGATGGTATTTACAAAATACACACAATAAGATATAATAACAATACAAATAGTTGATAGAGATAAGTAGTTTATTTGTTCGTCATAGAGAGTTAATGGTCGGTGCAAATTAATCGTAACAATAAATGAAATCTACTCTGGATAGGTGCTAATCCCACCCGCTTAGAAAGCGTTAAAATGAGAAGAGCCAGTAACCTACGTTATTGGAATTAAGGTGGTACCACGGAAATACATTCGTCCTTAGGAAATTTTTTAACGATTTCTTAAGGACTTTTTTTTCTAAAAAACCAAACGTAAAAAGGAGAATAATTATGTTAGACATCAAATGGATAAGAGACAACTTAGATGAAGCAATCAAACGATTAAATACCAGAGGAAAAGACTTTTCTTATTTAAAAGAACTAGTCAATCAAGACGACAAACGAAGAGAACTCATCGCAGAAGTTGAACAATTAAAAAATAAACGTAACGTCGATTCGAAAAAAATAGGTGAACTTGCAAGAGCCAAAGTTGATACCACAGAACTTAAAGAAGAAGTGCGTCAAATCGGCGATCAAATTAAGGTCTTAGACGATCAAATCGCCATCTTAGACGAACAAATCAGAGAAACGTTACTCATTACCCCGAATCTCCCAAATGACTTTGTTCCTGTGGGATTAACAGATAAAGAAAATGTCGAGTTATATAAATGGGGCACACCAAAACAATTTTATTTTAAAGTCAAAGATCACACCGAACTCGGTGAAGCACTTGGTATCCTTGATTTTGAAAGAGCCGCTAAAATCAGTGGCCCAAGATTTGTTGTTGATAAAGGCTTAGGTGCAAGATTAGAGCGTGCACTCATTCAATTTATGATGGATACGCACTCAGAAGATCACGGTTATACTGAAATCATTCCACCATACATCGTTAATGAAGCAAGCATGTATGCGACCGGTCAGTTTCCTAAATTTAGAGAAGATTCTTATCAAGTCATTAGTGGTGATGGCGCTTGGTATTTAAACCCAACGGCAGAAGTACCAACGATTAACCTTCATCGCGATGAAATTATTGAGGGGGATCAATTACCAATCAAATACGTCTCATACACCACCGCATTTCGCAGTGAGGCCGGCTCTGCTGGTAGAGACACCAAAGGTATTTTAAGACAACACCAATTCAATAAAGTAGAACTCATTAAGTTCACACAACCGGAACAATCCTATAAAGAACTAGACTACATGTTAAAGAATTCAGAGAAGATTCTTCAACTCTTAAAACTACCTTATCGTGTGGTAACACTTTGTAGTGGTGATATGGGGTTTGCAATGGCTAAAACCTACGACATTGAAGTGTGGTTACCAGGTCAAAATACTTACCGTGAAATTGGTTCAATTTCAAATGCTGAAGACTATCAAGCAAGAAGAGCAAATATTCGTTTCAAACGTAATAAAGAATCAAAAACAGAGTATGTACATACCTTAAATGGCTCTGGTTTAGCCATCGGTCGTACCATGATTGCGATCATGGAGAACTACCAAAACGAAGACGGGTCAATTACCATTCCGGATGTGCTTGTACAATACATGCACACAACCATTATCAAATAACACAGTTTTACATATTTCTTTGATAATTCACCCATAAAGATAAGTTAGAATAGAGCCATAAGTTCATTTCTAACTTATTTTCTCCTTTTTTCTCAATATGATATAATTAAAGTGCCCCTACTCCAAAGGGCACTTTAAAACTATTCTTAGGAGGTACATACCATGAGAATCTATTTAGTAGAAGACGAATTTGACCTATCACAAATCATTCGAAAATACCTTGAAAAAGAAGGGTTTGAAGTAACGGTTTTCCATGATGGTGAAACCGCAATAAAACACACCAAAGACGATATCGATCTTTGGATTTTAGACATTATGTTGACGGGTGAAATTAACGGGTATGATTTAATCGAATCGATTAAGAAAAACCGTCCTTATGCCGCAACCATATTTACTTCAGCAAGAGATCATGACCTTGATCGAATCAGAGGGTTAGAACTAGGTAGTGATGACTATCTTGCAAAACCATATTCACCACGAGAGTTGATTTTACGAGTAAAAGCAATATTGAAACGAACTCAAAAACAAGCAGGTACGACATTAAATTACGACATCTATGAAGTCAATATTGAAAAGCGTACGATTCGTGCGAATGAAGAATTAATTGATTTAACCAATAAAGAGTTTGAACTTTTACTATTCTTTCTTGAAAATCCAAACCAAGCATTTTCAAGAGAACAAATCTTACAACACGTCTGGGGCGTAGACTATTTTGGGTCTGACCGTGTCGTTGATGACTTACTTAGACGTCTTAGACAAAAAATGCCTCTGTTAAAAATAGAGACCATTTATGGGTTTGGCTATAGGTTGTTGTAATGAGGAAGTTTAAATTATCGACGCAGTTGATTATACTGTTTTCTACTGTGACCTTATTTTCGTCCCTCGTTTTTGGATTAATTAGTTATAGAAACTATCAAACCGTTTATATGGGTTTGGCTAAAAATGAAGTCTCAACCTACATTGAAACGATTAAGTATCAACCAAGAGAAGTTGACAACAAATCTTACTTAGGTTACATTGACTTTATTGTCAAAAGAGAAGGATTGTTTAAAGTCAATTTGGTTGGTCAACCCATCTATTCAGACAACGTCAAAGAAATGACGAATAATAATGAAGCCATCATGCTAGAGATACTTGAAAAAGGTTATGCTGGTGATCAATTTGAAGTTCATACCAAAGACAAACAAACGTTTTATGTATTAATCAGATCGGTTTCAAAAAATCCAATCACTCAAGAAGATAGATATATTATTGGTGTTATGGATGATTCCTACATTAATGCATTAAAAGGGACGACTGCGCAAGAAGACGTACTACTTACGTTTTATGGCACATTCGTGGCATTTGCCATCATCACATTGATTGGAAACATCTCACTTGTTTTATGGAGTCGTTTTGTTGCAAATCGTGTAAAAAAAATCAAAAATGAAGTCTCACATTTTACAAGCTCTGGTTATCAAAACGAACTACGCTTAGAAGGAAACGATGAGATTAAAGAGTTAGCAGATGCAGTAGAGAGTTTAAGAATTGAGATTTTAAGAAACGAAAAAACAAAACAAGAAATGTTTCAAAATTTATCTCATGATTTAAAAACACCCATTTCGGTTATCTCATCCTATGCCGAAGCGATTAGAGATGGTGTCACTGATATATCTGATGCTCAAATCATTATGAAACAAGCAGATAAACTTCAACAAAAAGTAA containing:
- the yaaA gene encoding S4 domain-containing protein YaaA; translated protein: MKKFKLKEDYITLGQFLKAADFISSGGMVKPFLEDNAIFVNDELEARRGKKLYDGDQVKIGQEHYMIIK
- the serS gene encoding serine--tRNA ligase, translating into MLDIKWIRDNLDEAIKRLNTRGKDFSYLKELVNQDDKRRELIAEVEQLKNKRNVDSKKIGELARAKVDTTELKEEVRQIGDQIKVLDDQIAILDEQIRETLLITPNLPNDFVPVGLTDKENVELYKWGTPKQFYFKVKDHTELGEALGILDFERAAKISGPRFVVDKGLGARLERALIQFMMDTHSEDHGYTEIIPPYIVNEASMYATGQFPKFREDSYQVISGDGAWYLNPTAEVPTINLHRDEIIEGDQLPIKYVSYTTAFRSEAGSAGRDTKGILRQHQFNKVELIKFTQPEQSYKELDYMLKNSEKILQLLKLPYRVVTLCSGDMGFAMAKTYDIEVWLPGQNTYREIGSISNAEDYQARRANIRFKRNKESKTEYVHTLNGSGLAIGRTMIAIMENYQNEDGSITIPDVLVQYMHTTIIK
- the recF gene encoding DNA replication/repair protein RecF (All proteins in this family for which functions are known are DNA-binding proteins that assist the filamentation of RecA onto DNA for the initiation of recombination or recombinational repair.); translation: MIKRVVLRQFRNHDKLQLQFHSNKAFIYGDNGKGKTSILEAIYYGSLTKSHRTTEDRFLIKNNTLFSNISITTDKHLYELVIEPFGKRMFVDKKAVHKTSDYVGGYHAIMFSPEDLELVKGIPSVRRQFLDIEMSQKDKSYLFVLSKYKQILKQRNALLKNLTLKDDLTFLKILSSQLSVVADQLISQRTEFIEALNQAFKIHFTRFNKQDEVDIVYQPNTPLKTLERVLNEKKDKDIVTQTTNYGPHRDDFSLKLNKQDAKTHASQGQQRLMVLSLKLALLDLIKDKQKEVVLLLDDVLSELDDLKKQQLITHLPNEHQVIISGVSFYGNKKEIQAINLNEGENEHGSNQQ
- a CDS encoding response regulator transcription factor, whose translation is MRIYLVEDEFDLSQIIRKYLEKEGFEVTVFHDGETAIKHTKDDIDLWILDIMLTGEINGYDLIESIKKNRPYAATIFTSARDHDLDRIRGLELGSDDYLAKPYSPRELILRVKAILKRTQKQAGTTLNYDIYEVNIEKRTIRANEELIDLTNKEFELLLFFLENPNQAFSREQILQHVWGVDYFGSDRVVDDLLRRLRQKMPLLKIETIYGFGYRLL
- the gyrA gene encoding DNA gyrase subunit A, which gives rise to MEDNKDIDVILPDIENSDYIHGKIKEINIATEMKTSFLNYAMSVIVSRALPDIRDGLKPVQRRIVYGMNELGNTADKAHKKSARIVGDVMGKYHPHGDSSIYEAMVRMAQPFSYRYPLVDGHGNFGSVDGDGAAAMRYTEARMSKIAMELIRDIEKETIDFGDNYDGSEQEPLVLPARYPNLLVNGATGIAVGMATNIPPHNLNEVIDGIMALMNNPEISIDELMNYIKGPDFPTGGQILGMNGLKQAYHTGNGSIVLRAETQIVEHKNGKTSLIVTEIPYQVNKTKLIERIAEVAKEKIVDGITDLRDESSRKGMRIVIELRRDVNPHVMLNNLFKYTQLQSSFGINMIALVDNQPKTITLKDALYYYLKHQVEVIQRRTIYDLRKAEERKHILDGLVIALENIDAVIELIKKSPNAEEARANLMSTYFLSEIQARAILDMRLQRLTGMEIEKIREENNDLTIKITDYKDIIASDERKNDIIRTELLEIKERFGDRRMSVMNLKTEISIDNEDLIPVEDVIITVTHNGYIKRMSVDEYKAQNRGGVGVTSIKMHDDDFVEHIQMTSTHDYHLFFTNTGRVYKIKGYEIPEGTRQSKGLPIVNILPFEKGETLVTFTCIKDFQDEHKFLFFTTKKGIVKRTMVNEYQNIRTNGIIALGLKENDEVISVKVTDGKSHIILGATNGKAIRFDENDARSMGRTASGVRGMSLGDDDEIIGMTSIHDDNEEILVVTENGYGKRSYASEYRLQTRGGKGVKALNVTDKNGKLKGLKSVDEDMDVIIVSDKGMVIRLHVLQISQTKRATQGVRLINLKGDQTVVTLAAVPHEDDLIEEITEERITDSKDVTPEVVSENPTEV
- the gyrB gene encoding DNA topoisomerase (ATP-hydrolyzing) subunit B codes for the protein MNMDQINNNNNYNAENIQILEGLEAVRKRPGMYIGSTGERGLHHLVWEIVDNSIDECMAGYADEITIELLPNNIVKVTDNGRGIPVDLHPKTHRPAVETILTVLHAGGKFDGKSYKVSGGLHGVGSSVVNALTVWFRVTIARDGKLYQQEYKRGVPQYDLKVIGESSHTGTVIEFLADDEIFKEVNTYDFERLRNRIQELAFLNRNVKINISDQRDPKTEKHVYYSYQYEGGIIEYVHFLNTSKQEVNKTVIYIEKEIDGITVELALQYNSDYSTNLFSFANNIHTHEGGMHEDGFKLALTRVLGRYAQEQNILKKDESFIGEDTREGLTAIVSIKHPDPQFEGQTKTKLGNPEVRQITSQITGEILERYLMENPADAKAIIEKILMASRARIAARKAREATRRKSPLDMLGFASKLADCRNKSPEISEIYIVEGDSAGGSAKQGRDSEFQAILPLRGKVLNVEKSRLDKILSNKEILSMIQAFGTGIGEDFDAAKARYHKIVIMTDADVDGAHIRTLLLTFLYRHLKGLIDMGYVYIAQPPLYKVQSGKKVEYVYDEERLPKVLEAFGGRPQIQRYKGLGEMNPEQLWETTMDPTTRTLLRVSLQDAMNADQVFSMLMGEEVEPRKNFIQENAIYASNIDA
- the dnaN gene encoding DNA polymerase III subunit beta, which translates into the protein MIFSINQDVLLDTLNVVQRGLPVKTPLPILNGIKLEVFEDKLIFTTSNTDIAIQTVVEDESLEVTSPGRVVIPGKYLIDIVRKIASSRIELTLIENKILVIKADRSEFKLHVMEVEDYPDVDFLDSVAPLTLDAKTLKAIIKETNYATSVYEKRPILTGVNFKHEDEKLYCVATDSYRLSQKVIELSSEVDPFNIVIPNRSLDELSRILDSLNEDVQVFINPNKVLFKFRNIMYQTRLLDGVYPDTLRIIPTEFPIVIKFNKEELLKSVERVSLLSPRDKENNYNIIKLNVRPDYIVEISSTNNEIGDALEEIIPTDDVVGPMIKIAFSSKYLTEALKAFTSNEITLNFAGEIKPFVIKGDLDPDMLHLILPVRIE
- the dnaA gene encoding chromosomal replication initiator protein DnaA; amino-acid sequence: MKQYEDLWQQVLSSLHEFYSEDIFDEIFSQLSNVKKHSGGYIYVIAPNPYTKSRIERLYLGRINHIASTIYKKELVKFKFVLAEELIGETSLVGPEKNLEHKYRHGDLNATLSFDNFVVGKSNRFAFQMALKVADQPGVVANPFYIFGDVGLGKTHLMQAIGNYIADNDITKNILYIKASAFIEEFANQLKNQTIDEFNEKYRDVDVLLIDDIQMMSGAPKTQMEFFKVFDFLTQQNKQIVITSDKPASELKNIMSRLTSRFEQGLLVDIGVPDLEHRVEILRKKLTTEAPDVNDLDLNVLEFIASYFNTNVRELEGALKRVLFYCVTNNIDISIDTATEALDSLIKTRKKTAALTENNYDKIQSVVSDYYAISVHDLIGKRRNSKYTLPRHIAMYLIKNKYNIAYKTIGSLFGNRDHSTVLAACEKIENELKHNNEMKIAVDTILKKIEKYSN